The following coding sequences are from one bacterium SCSIO 12741 window:
- a CDS encoding NifU family protein, whose protein sequence is MSKSELFDRVNDALGDLKKFVREDGGDLELVEITSEMVARVELKGACLDCSMNNMTFRAGIEEAILKDVPQIARVESVTPLNN, encoded by the coding sequence ATGTCAAAGTCAGAATTGTTTGATCGCGTTAATGACGCGCTGGGGGATTTGAAAAAGTTTGTTAGGGAAGATGGGGGTGATCTTGAATTGGTCGAAATTACCTCTGAAATGGTTGCCCGGGTGGAACTCAAAGGAGCCTGCCTGGATTGTTCCATGAACAACATGACCTTCCGTGCAGGAATTGAAGAAGCCATCCTAAAGGATGTACCCCAAATCGCCCGGGTAGAGAGCGTTACTCCACTCAATAATTAA
- a CDS encoding LptE family protein — protein MKATLRNLFMAVLVSSSLISCKGVQFTFNGAVLDYDKVKTISVEVFPNYAPLAQPTLSQDFTEALRDIFLTQTRLDLVKNNGDLQFSGKIEQYRTAPVGIQADEVAAQNRLTITVFVKFVNRTDETRNFEKRFTQYADYNSTRQLNEVEATLIEEINELLVQEIFNASVGDW, from the coding sequence ATGAAAGCCACGTTAAGAAATCTTTTTATGGCCGTATTGGTCAGTTCTTCATTGATATCCTGCAAAGGAGTTCAGTTTACCTTTAATGGTGCCGTGTTGGACTATGATAAGGTCAAAACTATTTCGGTTGAAGTTTTCCCCAATTATGCACCACTGGCTCAGCCTACTCTTTCTCAGGATTTTACTGAAGCCCTTAGGGATATCTTCCTGACTCAAACGCGATTGGACCTGGTAAAGAACAATGGCGACCTCCAGTTTTCCGGAAAAATCGAGCAATACCGTACCGCCCCTGTGGGAATCCAGGCCGACGAAGTTGCTGCACAAAACCGTTTAACGATTACGGTATTTGTTAAATTCGTGAACCGAACGGATGAAACCCGCAACTTCGAAAAGCGCTTTACCCAATATGCCGATTACAACAGTACCCGGCAATTGAACGAAGTAGAGGCTACATTGATTGAAGAAATTAATGAGTTGCTGGTTCAAGAAATCTTTAACGCTTCGGTAGGAGACTGGTAA
- the groL gene encoding chaperonin GroEL (60 kDa chaperone family; promotes refolding of misfolded polypeptides especially under stressful conditions; forms two stacked rings of heptamers to form a barrel-shaped 14mer; ends can be capped by GroES; misfolded proteins enter the barrel where they are refolded when GroES binds) — MAKKITFDVDGRDSLKKGVDALADAVKVTLGPKGRNVVIDKSFGAPAITKDGVTVAKEIELKDPVENMGAQMVKEVASKTGDAAGDGTTTATVLAQAIISTGLRNVAAGANPMDLKRGIDKAVAAVVANLASQSQEVGADSEKIKQVATISANNDAHIGELIAEAMARVTKEGVITVEEAKGTDTTVEVVEGMQFDRGYLSPYFVTNTEKMIAEMENPYILIFDKKISTMKDLLPILEQTAQTGKALVIIAEDVDGEALATLVVNKLRGSLKIAAVKAPGFGDRRKAMLEDIAILTGGQVISEEQGRKLEDATLQDLGTCEKIELDKDNTTIVNGAGSADAIKARTEQIKAQIESTTSDYDREKLQERLAKLAGGVAVLYIGAATEVEMKEKKDRVDDALHATRAAVEEGIVPGGGVALIRAASALNDLPTDFDDEKTGIAIVRRAIEEPLRQIVKNAGGEGAVVVQKVSEGEGDFGYNARADKYENLLGAGVIDPTKVTRVALENASSVAGLFLTTECVLSEEKDEDAPAMPAMPGGMGGGMPGMM, encoded by the coding sequence ATGGCAAAAAAGATCACTTTCGACGTTGACGGAAGAGACAGTCTGAAAAAAGGCGTTGACGCGTTGGCCGATGCGGTAAAAGTTACCTTGGGCCCTAAAGGAAGAAACGTGGTTATCGATAAAAGCTTCGGTGCACCGGCCATTACCAAAGACGGTGTGACTGTAGCTAAAGAAATTGAGCTCAAAGATCCAGTAGAAAACATGGGTGCTCAAATGGTAAAAGAAGTGGCTTCTAAAACTGGTGACGCTGCCGGTGACGGAACTACTACTGCTACTGTATTGGCCCAGGCTATTATTTCAACTGGTTTGAGAAACGTTGCTGCAGGTGCTAACCCAATGGACCTGAAAAGAGGTATTGACAAGGCGGTTGCAGCTGTTGTAGCTAACCTGGCTTCTCAATCTCAGGAAGTAGGTGCTGATTCTGAAAAGATCAAGCAAGTAGCTACTATTTCAGCGAACAACGATGCTCACATTGGTGAATTGATTGCTGAAGCTATGGCTCGTGTTACCAAAGAAGGTGTAATCACTGTTGAAGAAGCAAAAGGAACCGATACTACTGTTGAAGTAGTAGAAGGTATGCAATTTGACCGCGGTTACTTGTCACCTTACTTTGTGACTAACACCGAAAAAATGATTGCTGAGATGGAAAATCCTTACATCTTGATCTTCGACAAAAAGATCTCGACTATGAAGGATCTTCTTCCAATCCTTGAACAAACGGCTCAAACTGGAAAAGCTTTGGTAATCATCGCTGAAGATGTGGACGGTGAAGCTTTGGCTACTTTGGTAGTAAACAAGTTGAGAGGTTCTTTGAAAATTGCTGCTGTTAAAGCTCCTGGATTTGGAGATCGTAGAAAAGCTATGTTGGAAGACATCGCTATCCTTACCGGTGGTCAAGTAATCTCTGAAGAGCAAGGACGTAAATTGGAAGATGCTACTCTTCAGGATTTGGGTACTTGTGAGAAAATTGAGTTGGACAAAGACAACACCACTATCGTAAATGGTGCTGGATCTGCTGACGCAATCAAAGCTCGTACTGAGCAAATCAAAGCTCAAATTGAGTCTACTACTTCTGACTACGACCGTGAGAAGCTACAAGAGCGCTTGGCTAAATTGGCCGGTGGTGTTGCTGTACTTTACATTGGTGCTGCTACTGAAGTAGAAATGAAAGAAAAGAAAGACCGCGTTGACGATGCCCTACACGCTACTCGTGCTGCTGTAGAAGAAGGAATCGTTCCTGGTGGTGGTGTTGCACTTATTCGTGCGGCTTCTGCACTTAACGATTTGCCTACTGACTTCGATGATGAGAAGACAGGTATCGCTATTGTACGTCGTGCGATTGAAGAACCACTTCGTCAGATTGTGAAGAATGCTGGCGGTGAAGGTGCTGTAGTTGTTCAGAAAGTGAGCGAAGGTGAAGGTGACTTCGGATACAATGCTCGTGCTGACAAGTATGAAAACCTATTGGGTGCTGGTGTAATTGATCCTACTAAGGTAACCCGTGTTGCTCTTGAAAACGCATCTTCTGTGGCTGGATTGTTCTTGACTACTGAGTGCGTATTGAGTGAAGAAAAAGATGAAGACGCTCCTGCAATGCCTGCTATGCCAGGTGGAATGGGTGGCGGAATGCCAGGCATGATGTAA
- a CDS encoding Mrp/NBP35 family ATP-binding protein produces MTEKEVLHALSFVIEPDLKKDLVSLGLVSIKSISDNKVSIRVQTSNPAMHSKKRLEEACVHQVQTKIGGDVEVEVEVVPLDKKDGENTELRKVLPGVKHIVAIASGKGGVGKSTITSNLAAGLAAEGYKVGLIDADIYGPSAPLMFDVQDQKPGMIEVGGKQMMTPVESYGVKILSIGFFADINQAIVWRGPMASKALDQMINDVHWGDLDYMLIDLPPGTGDVHLSIVQAVPLSGAIVVSTPQPIALADARKGIGMFKLDSINVPVLGLVENMSWFTPAELPDNKYYIFGKDGAKDLADSMGVDLLGQIPLVQSIRESGDVGRPAVLQDNTPQALAFKDLTQKFSECLLQKS; encoded by the coding sequence TTGACAGAAAAAGAGGTACTCCACGCTCTCTCCTTTGTGATTGAGCCTGATCTAAAAAAAGACCTGGTTTCCTTAGGTCTGGTAAGCATTAAATCTATCTCCGATAACAAGGTGTCCATTCGGGTGCAAACGAGCAATCCGGCCATGCACAGTAAGAAAAGGCTGGAAGAGGCTTGTGTCCACCAGGTGCAGACCAAAATTGGAGGTGATGTTGAGGTTGAAGTTGAAGTCGTGCCTTTGGATAAGAAGGATGGCGAGAATACCGAACTCAGAAAAGTATTACCTGGCGTAAAGCACATTGTTGCCATTGCTTCAGGTAAAGGTGGAGTAGGGAAATCGACGATTACCTCCAATCTGGCTGCTGGATTGGCCGCAGAAGGATACAAAGTAGGTCTAATCGATGCTGATATTTATGGGCCATCCGCTCCTTTGATGTTTGATGTTCAGGATCAAAAACCTGGAATGATTGAAGTAGGTGGAAAGCAGATGATGACTCCGGTGGAATCTTACGGAGTGAAAATCTTGTCTATCGGTTTCTTTGCAGACATTAACCAGGCGATTGTTTGGAGAGGTCCTATGGCTTCTAAGGCATTGGATCAAATGATTAACGATGTACACTGGGGTGACCTCGATTATATGTTGATTGATCTTCCTCCAGGTACCGGTGATGTTCACCTTTCCATTGTTCAGGCGGTACCGCTGTCCGGAGCTATTGTGGTAAGTACTCCTCAGCCGATTGCCTTGGCCGATGCCCGAAAAGGGATTGGTATGTTTAAGTTGGACTCCATTAACGTTCCTGTTTTAGGTCTGGTTGAGAACATGTCTTGGTTTACTCCAGCCGAGTTGCCCGATAACAAATACTACATCTTCGGAAAAGACGGAGCCAAAGATTTGGCCGACTCCATGGGAGTTGATTTGTTGGGACAGATTCCATTGGTCCAGAGCATTCGTGAAAGCGGCGATGTAGGTCGCCCGGCAGTTTTGCAGGATAACACTCCACAGGCTTTGGCCTTCAAAGACTTGACTCAGAAGTTTAGCGAGTGCCTGTTGCAGAAATCGTAG
- a CDS encoding queuosine precursor transporter — MDTLDQDLLEKSKVKAKQADALFLALAALFITALVTCNLIANKFISVDLGFKTFIISAGVLPYPITFLITDVLSEIYGRRKTSRVVLTGLAASLFVLFILLLGSYFPSIDGSPVDNATYDQVFANSWRVIFASMTAYLVAQLVDVRVFHFWKKLTQGKHLWLRNNASTIFSQFLDTFLVVGVLFVGVKSFGEIGDMVLDGWMFKALAALIDTPIFYGLVYFLRSYFGLKPGEELSE; from the coding sequence ATGGACACATTGGATCAGGACCTTCTCGAAAAATCGAAAGTAAAAGCCAAACAGGCAGATGCCCTTTTCTTAGCCTTGGCCGCCCTTTTTATTACCGCCCTGGTTACCTGCAACCTGATCGCCAACAAATTCATTTCAGTTGACCTGGGATTCAAAACCTTTATAATAAGTGCTGGAGTACTTCCCTATCCAATCACCTTTCTCATTACCGATGTTCTGTCCGAAATCTATGGCCGTCGCAAAACGAGTCGGGTAGTTCTTACCGGGTTAGCCGCATCCTTGTTCGTCTTATTCATTCTCCTGTTGGGCAGTTACTTTCCTTCCATCGATGGATCGCCCGTGGACAATGCGACCTATGATCAGGTTTTTGCCAATTCTTGGCGAGTCATATTTGCGAGTATGACTGCTTACCTCGTGGCTCAACTGGTAGATGTTCGTGTCTTCCATTTTTGGAAAAAGTTGACCCAGGGCAAACACCTTTGGCTGCGCAACAATGCCTCCACTATCTTCTCTCAATTTCTGGACACCTTTCTGGTCGTTGGTGTTTTGTTCGTAGGAGTAAAGAGCTTTGGGGAGATTGGTGATATGGTATTAGACGGTTGGATGTTTAAGGCCCTGGCCGCTCTAATTGACACGCCTATCTTTTATGGACTGGTTTATTTCCTGAGGTCCTATTTCGGATTGAAACCCGGTGAAGAGCTATCCGAGTAG
- a CDS encoding sigma-54-dependent Fis family transcriptional regulator — translation MMTIQQVKQRFKIIGSSPALDHAIATAMRVAPTDLSVLITGESGTGKENFPKIIHQLSQRKHNKYIAVNCGAIPEGTIDSELFGHEKGSFTGAHNTRQGYFEVANGGTIFLDEVAELPLQTQVRLLRVLESGEFIKVGSSKVQKTDVRIAAATNVNIPEAIEKGKFREDLFYRLSTVPIKLPPLRDRKEDVHLLFRKFAADFAEKYRMPPVRLNEQAVRVLENYSWKGNIRQLKNVTEQISIIEQVREIGAETLITYLPDFAERKLPTLYKKEEQEFSERELLYKVLFDMKKDVTDLKKLVLEGIKNQTINPNSGENVDIINRFYGEVQSDTVHPVPIDQNPGIVSDYNENEPRIIHPNRPSFHEHEEVEESLSIEEKEKELIKKALEKYNGKRKHAARELGISERTLYRKINEYHLK, via the coding sequence ATCATGACCATACAACAAGTAAAACAACGCTTTAAGATAATTGGTAGTTCTCCTGCCTTGGATCATGCTATTGCAACCGCAATGCGCGTAGCTCCCACGGATTTGTCTGTTCTGATCACAGGAGAGAGTGGTACGGGTAAGGAGAATTTCCCAAAAATCATTCACCAACTTAGCCAAAGGAAGCACAACAAATACATTGCTGTAAACTGCGGTGCCATTCCGGAAGGAACGATCGATTCTGAATTATTTGGACACGAAAAAGGCTCTTTTACCGGAGCTCACAATACACGCCAGGGATACTTTGAAGTAGCCAATGGCGGCACAATCTTTCTGGACGAAGTTGCGGAACTACCACTTCAAACTCAAGTTCGCTTGCTACGCGTTTTGGAATCGGGTGAATTCATTAAGGTGGGTTCTTCCAAGGTTCAAAAAACCGATGTACGCATCGCAGCAGCAACGAATGTGAATATTCCCGAAGCGATCGAAAAAGGGAAATTCAGAGAGGATTTGTTCTATCGTTTAAGTACGGTACCCATTAAACTCCCACCTCTTCGGGATCGGAAAGAGGATGTTCATCTTTTGTTTCGAAAATTTGCCGCTGATTTTGCAGAAAAGTACCGCATGCCTCCAGTTCGATTGAATGAACAAGCAGTAAGAGTCCTGGAAAACTACTCCTGGAAAGGAAATATTCGTCAGCTAAAGAATGTGACCGAACAGATTTCGATAATTGAACAGGTACGTGAAATTGGCGCTGAAACGCTGATCACCTACCTACCTGATTTTGCGGAGCGAAAACTTCCTACACTCTATAAAAAGGAAGAGCAGGAATTCTCAGAACGTGAACTTCTTTACAAGGTGCTCTTCGACATGAAAAAAGATGTGACCGATTTGAAAAAATTGGTTTTGGAGGGAATCAAAAATCAAACGATCAACCCTAATAGTGGTGAAAATGTGGATATCATCAACCGCTTTTATGGGGAGGTTCAATCCGATACAGTGCATCCTGTACCTATCGATCAAAATCCTGGCATTGTTTCTGATTACAACGAAAACGAGCCTCGAATCATTCATCCGAATCGCCCATCCTTTCATGAGCATGAGGAGGTAGAAGAGTCTCTGTCTATTGAAGAAAAGGAAAAGGAATTGATAAAAAAGGCCTTGGAAAAATACAACGGCAAGCGAAAACATGCGGCCCGAGAGTTGGGAATTAGTGAAAGAACATTGTACCGTAAAATCAATGAGTACCATTTAAAATGA
- a CDS encoding thioredoxin family protein — translation MVCDDKQCLPPEALEFEIDIAPGTIEVSEEFVEEAASEEASTETAAASLTGSIQHDQPSGGILQPIKWSFSAEKISDKEYNLVATATLDPKWHLYSQNLESMDGPVPTQFRFNEKDGNFKVVGKTEERGEIHKEFDPNFEMELSFYEHEVSFAQRIRFEGEPGIAKGDVYFMVCDDKNCLPPEEIVFEINTKDAVPVEDSAAASGGKEKSGKSLWEILLYSFLGGLGALLTPCVFPMIPMTVSFFTKQSKTRVEGIKKGVTYGMSIILIYVLCSVPFHLFTSVSPDIFNEFSTNPILNLTFFAIFIIFAVSFLGAFEITLPSSWVNKADRAADKGGMVGIFFMALTLILVSFSCTGPAIGLLLGSVLSTDGGATYLSVGLFGFGLGLGLPFGLFAAFPGWLHSLPQSGGWLNSVKVVFGFLELAFAFKFLSNADLVVQAGLLTREVFIAIWIAVSFMLALYLLGVYRLPHDSPTEKISVGRSLLATLTLAFTIYLIPGLWGAPLKLISGFPPPMFYSESPQGVGKTATIVSSSNSEEDHAGSGGHSGTCPHNLNCFHDYDEGMAYAKKVGKPVMLDFTGWACVNCRRMEEQVWSEEPVLKRLRKDVVLISLYVDEKKELPESEKYVSDATGKSIKTVGNKWSDFQITRYESNTQPYYVIIDHDENQLVESASYDPDVALFVDWLDRGKKAFEKGKH, via the coding sequence ATGGTTTGTGATGACAAGCAATGTCTTCCGCCAGAGGCTTTGGAATTTGAGATTGATATCGCTCCAGGCACCATCGAGGTAAGCGAAGAGTTTGTAGAAGAGGCCGCTTCAGAAGAAGCATCTACCGAAACTGCTGCAGCTTCATTGACTGGAAGCATTCAACACGATCAACCGTCGGGTGGAATTCTTCAACCGATTAAGTGGAGCTTTTCGGCCGAAAAGATCTCCGACAAAGAATACAACTTGGTAGCCACTGCTACTCTGGATCCAAAATGGCACCTCTACTCTCAGAACTTGGAATCGATGGACGGCCCTGTTCCTACCCAATTCAGGTTCAATGAAAAGGACGGGAACTTCAAAGTAGTTGGTAAAACGGAGGAACGCGGAGAGATCCACAAAGAATTCGATCCGAATTTCGAAATGGAGCTATCCTTCTACGAGCACGAAGTATCCTTTGCCCAGCGCATTCGCTTTGAAGGTGAACCAGGCATAGCCAAAGGAGATGTTTATTTCATGGTATGCGACGACAAAAATTGCCTACCCCCTGAAGAAATTGTTTTTGAGATTAACACCAAGGATGCGGTTCCGGTTGAAGACAGCGCTGCTGCATCTGGAGGCAAAGAAAAATCCGGCAAATCGCTTTGGGAGATTCTACTTTACAGCTTCTTAGGAGGATTAGGAGCTTTACTTACTCCTTGTGTTTTCCCGATGATTCCTATGACTGTAAGTTTCTTTACCAAGCAGAGCAAAACTCGAGTTGAAGGAATTAAAAAAGGAGTAACCTACGGTATGTCTATCATTTTGATCTATGTACTATGTAGTGTCCCTTTTCACCTATTTACTTCGGTAAGTCCGGATATTTTCAATGAGTTTTCGACTAACCCGATATTGAACCTGACGTTCTTTGCCATTTTCATCATTTTCGCAGTTTCCTTTCTAGGTGCCTTTGAGATCACTCTTCCCTCCTCTTGGGTGAACAAGGCAGATCGAGCCGCTGACAAAGGTGGTATGGTTGGGATATTCTTTATGGCCCTTACATTAATATTAGTATCCTTTTCATGTACAGGACCTGCCATCGGCCTACTTCTTGGAAGTGTATTGTCAACGGATGGAGGAGCCACTTATCTATCTGTAGGTCTCTTTGGCTTTGGACTTGGTTTAGGGCTGCCCTTTGGTCTATTTGCAGCTTTCCCAGGCTGGCTACATTCCCTTCCACAATCAGGTGGCTGGTTGAACTCGGTAAAGGTAGTATTCGGATTCCTCGAATTGGCTTTTGCATTTAAATTCCTGTCCAATGCAGATTTAGTAGTTCAAGCTGGTCTATTGACACGTGAAGTATTTATTGCTATCTGGATTGCCGTTTCCTTTATGCTTGCCTTATATTTATTAGGCGTATATCGACTTCCCCATGATAGTCCTACGGAGAAAATATCGGTCGGTCGGTCGCTCTTAGCGACCTTGACGCTCGCCTTCACAATCTACCTGATACCAGGTTTGTGGGGCGCTCCTTTGAAGTTGATTAGTGGATTCCCACCTCCCATGTTCTATTCTGAATCTCCTCAAGGCGTTGGGAAAACCGCAACTATTGTCTCCTCCAGCAATTCGGAAGAAGATCATGCCGGATCCGGTGGGCATAGTGGCACTTGTCCGCATAACTTAAATTGCTTCCACGATTACGATGAAGGCATGGCCTATGCCAAAAAAGTGGGCAAACCTGTAATGTTAGACTTCACAGGTTGGGCTTGTGTAAACTGCCGAAGGATGGAGGAGCAAGTTTGGTCTGAAGAGCCTGTACTCAAAAGACTTAGAAAAGATGTGGTCCTTATTTCCCTGTATGTCGATGAGAAAAAAGAGCTGCCTGAATCGGAAAAATATGTTAGTGATGCCACAGGCAAATCAATTAAGACAGTCGGAAATAAATGGAGTGATTTTCAAATCACTCGTTACGAGTCAAACACTCAACCCTACTACGTAATTATTGACCATGATGAAAATCAGTTGGTGGAAAGTGCATCTTACGATCCCGATGTTGCACTATTCGTAGACTGGTTAGATCGAGGCAAAAAAGCATTCGAAAAAGGAAAGCACTAA
- the lpcA gene encoding D-sedoheptulose 7-phosphate isomerase: MAAQSIQAQFDEARQVLEQFLADPAHLESVEEAGKVLVSCIQNGGKILSCGNGGSMSDAMHFAEELSGRYRDNRKALPALAISDSGHLTCVANDFGYQDVFSRMVEALGQSGDVLFAISTSGNSANIVKAIDVAHERGMKVIGLTGKDGGKMAGKCDVEVRVPHFGYADRIQEIHIKVIHALIGYVEENVL; the protein is encoded by the coding sequence ATGGCAGCACAATCCATCCAAGCCCAATTTGACGAAGCCCGTCAGGTATTGGAGCAATTTCTGGCCGATCCGGCCCACCTGGAATCGGTGGAGGAAGCGGGTAAGGTTTTAGTTTCCTGCATTCAAAACGGAGGCAAAATCCTGAGCTGTGGAAACGGAGGTTCGATGAGCGATGCCATGCACTTTGCCGAAGAACTATCGGGCCGCTACCGGGATAATCGTAAGGCATTGCCTGCTCTGGCCATTTCGGATAGCGGGCATTTGACCTGCGTTGCTAATGACTTCGGTTATCAGGACGTATTTTCGAGAATGGTAGAAGCCCTGGGTCAATCTGGAGATGTATTGTTTGCCATTTCTACCAGTGGAAATTCCGCGAATATTGTCAAGGCCATTGATGTAGCTCATGAACGAGGAATGAAGGTTATCGGCCTCACTGGAAAGGACGGTGGAAAAATGGCAGGTAAATGCGACGTAGAAGTTCGTGTGCCCCATTTTGGTTATGCCGATCGAATTCAGGAAATCCATATTAAAGTAATTCATGCCCTAATTGGGTACGTGGAAGAGAACGTCCTCTGA
- a CDS encoding glycosyltransferase family 2 protein: MINGKKVVVVMPAYNAAKTVEKTYAEIPFDLVDDVILVDDHSPDNTSEIARKIGIKHVIRHEQNKGYGGNQKTCYNKALEIGADIVIMVHPDYQYTPLLIPSIAHIIANDLYPVVLASRILGKGALKGGMPIYKYIANRFLTLTQNLLMNQKLSEYHTGYRAFSKEVLQSIDYNVNSDDFVFDNQMLAQIFYAGFEIGEVTCPTKYFEEASSINFKRSSVYGLGVLWTSWMYFLNKLGMAKSKIFRKPA; encoded by the coding sequence ATGATTAACGGAAAAAAAGTGGTAGTGGTCATGCCGGCCTACAATGCGGCAAAAACGGTAGAGAAAACCTATGCGGAGATTCCCTTTGACCTGGTGGACGACGTAATCCTCGTAGATGACCACAGTCCTGACAACACCTCAGAAATCGCTCGAAAGATTGGTATTAAGCATGTCATTCGTCACGAGCAGAACAAGGGCTATGGCGGTAATCAAAAGACTTGCTACAACAAAGCTCTCGAAATCGGTGCCGACATCGTGATCATGGTGCACCCGGATTACCAGTACACGCCCCTTCTTATTCCTTCTATTGCGCACATTATTGCCAACGATCTTTACCCGGTGGTACTTGCCTCCCGGATCTTAGGAAAAGGAGCTTTAAAAGGGGGAATGCCTATTTATAAGTACATCGCCAACCGATTCCTCACCTTGACCCAAAACTTGTTGATGAATCAAAAGCTTTCGGAATACCACACGGGATACCGGGCTTTTTCGAAAGAGGTGTTGCAATCGATCGATTACAATGTGAACTCAGATGACTTCGTCTTCGATAATCAGATGTTGGCCCAGATTTTCTATGCCGGATTTGAAATTGGAGAAGTGACTTGTCCAACGAAGTATTTTGAAGAGGCCTCTTCGATCAACTTCAAGAGAAGTTCGGTTTATGGATTAGGTGTTCTTTGGACCTCTTGGATGTACTTCCTGAATAAATTGGGAATGGCTAAATCTAAGATCTTTAGAAAGCCGGCTTAG
- the secG gene encoding preprotein translocase subunit SecG has product MLYFIFILIFIDCLLLTAVVLVQESKGGGLASGFSSANQVMGVKKTADFLERATWSLAIVLMGLCLAAAAIQGPAGGSAIGVNDEGSGVIQRIEDDPTQLPQVPQSVQQQPSPQQGENAEGNQ; this is encoded by the coding sequence ATGCTTTATTTCATTTTCATTTTGATATTTATCGACTGTCTGCTTTTGACAGCCGTAGTTCTGGTACAAGAATCCAAAGGAGGAGGTCTTGCCAGTGGATTCTCATCAGCCAACCAGGTGATGGGAGTTAAGAAAACCGCCGATTTCTTGGAAAGAGCAACCTGGAGCCTGGCTATTGTATTGATGGGATTGTGTTTGGCCGCTGCCGCCATTCAAGGACCTGCCGGAGGATCGGCTATAGGTGTTAATGACGAAGGCTCAGGGGTTATCCAACGTATTGAAGACGATCCTACTCAACTTCCACAAGTGCCTCAGTCTGTTCAGCAGCAGCCTTCTCCACAGCAAGGAGAAAATGCTGAAGGAAATCAGTAG
- a CDS encoding co-chaperone GroES → MALNITPLADRVVVEPAAAEEKTAGGIYIPDTAKEKPQKGTVVAAGAGKPDEPITVKVGDAVLYGKYSGTEITIEGNDYLIMRESDIFAIV, encoded by the coding sequence ATGGCTTTAAACATCACCCCTTTAGCGGACAGAGTAGTAGTAGAGCCTGCTGCTGCTGAAGAAAAAACCGCCGGAGGAATTTACATTCCAGACACGGCAAAAGAAAAACCACAGAAAGGAACTGTTGTTGCAGCCGGAGCTGGAAAGCCCGATGAACCCATCACAGTTAAAGTTGGTGACGCTGTTCTTTACGGAAAATACAGCGGAACTGAAATCACAATCGAAGGAAACGACTACCTGATCATGCGTGAGTCTGACATCTTCGCTATTGTATAA